A genomic region of Streptomyces rimosus contains the following coding sequences:
- a CDS encoding GH39 family glycosyl hydrolase — MALAMCGFPPESGSSGAGSGASPAAQVGWGFTHTEYSADRGNDAATHSASELLSAEPMPQNQHIMGWGAQNPEPSPGKYDFKELDSRVDLIRRTGGTPVLTLCCAPDWMKGGKAGETDWSALEKAPSPEHYADFAQLVGTIARRYPDIRHFIVWNELKGFYDEARNRWDYEGYTRLYNLVYKELKKIDKNNQVGGPYAVMDSHPPDDDAQASDVKGPWGSLDQRTVDAVEYWNAHKAGADFVVVDGSSYTKDGRYVPDAFAATRKFADIGRWLRATTGLPLWWAEWYVEVADENDDRNGWSEPRRTAVQASALISMTEGGATSGFYWNPESEGAGCPGCLWRSTQLRGGGGELPMMDLLSRFSRAFPPGTSFVPVDVAAGDRANLRVLADRRTLMVVNTLDRPVRTTVDGRSLTLKPYEIRWEKRS, encoded by the coding sequence ATGGCCCTGGCGATGTGCGGCTTCCCGCCGGAGAGCGGGAGCAGCGGCGCGGGTTCCGGAGCCTCGCCCGCCGCCCAGGTGGGCTGGGGGTTCACACACACCGAGTACAGCGCGGACCGCGGCAACGACGCCGCCACGCACAGCGCCTCCGAGCTGCTGTCCGCGGAGCCGATGCCGCAGAACCAGCACATCATGGGCTGGGGCGCGCAGAACCCCGAACCGAGCCCGGGGAAGTACGACTTCAAGGAGCTGGACAGCCGCGTCGACCTGATCCGCAGGACCGGCGGCACGCCCGTCCTGACGCTGTGCTGCGCCCCGGACTGGATGAAGGGCGGCAAGGCCGGCGAGACGGACTGGAGCGCGCTGGAGAAGGCGCCGAGCCCGGAGCACTACGCGGACTTCGCCCAACTGGTCGGCACGATCGCCCGCCGCTATCCGGACATCCGCCACTTCATCGTCTGGAACGAGCTCAAGGGCTTTTACGACGAGGCCCGCAACCGCTGGGACTACGAGGGCTACACCCGCCTGTACAACCTCGTCTACAAGGAACTGAAGAAGATCGACAAGAACAACCAGGTGGGCGGCCCGTACGCGGTCATGGACAGCCACCCGCCCGACGACGACGCGCAGGCGTCCGACGTCAAGGGCCCCTGGGGCAGCCTCGACCAGCGCACCGTCGACGCCGTCGAGTACTGGAACGCGCACAAGGCGGGCGCGGACTTCGTCGTCGTGGACGGCTCCAGCTACACCAAGGACGGCCGGTACGTCCCCGACGCGTTCGCCGCCACCCGCAAATTCGCCGACATCGGGCGCTGGCTGCGCGCGACGACCGGGCTGCCGCTGTGGTGGGCGGAGTGGTACGTCGAGGTCGCGGACGAGAACGACGACCGCAACGGCTGGAGCGAGCCGCGCCGTACCGCCGTCCAGGCGAGCGCGCTGATCTCCATGACCGAGGGCGGCGCCACCAGCGGCTTCTACTGGAACCCGGAGAGCGAGGGCGCCGGCTGCCCCGGCTGTCTGTGGCGCAGCACCCAGCTGCGGGGCGGCGGCGGTGAACTGCCCATGATGGACCTGCTGTCCCGGTTCTCCCGCGCCTTTCCGCCCGGTACGTCCTTCGTACCGGTGGACGTGGCCGCGGGCGACCGGGCCAACCTGCGCGTCCTGGCCGACCGCCGGACCCTCATGGTGGTCAACACGCTCGACCGCCCCGTCCGCACGACGGTGGACGGCCGGAGCCTGACCCTCAAGCCGTACGAGATCCGCTGGGAGAAGCGGTCCTGA
- a CDS encoding GNAT family N-acetyltransferase, producing MDISVYRPGELSGAERAAWSTVQSQAHLLGTPQLANPFLAPEFALAVGRCRRGVRIAVIREDGEPAAFLPFQRSPLGVGRAVGLGVSDAQGLVHRPGFQWDSRELLHACGLSVLEFDHLVEGQKPFETAPLRSHPSPVIDVDQGYEAYLERLRGQAPKFTRTTLAKERKLGRDVGPVRYVHDERDPAALRRLIDWKSAQYRRTGRSDRFAHAWILQLVDQLFHTRTPTFAGLLSVLYAGDRPIAAHFGLRSERVLGCWFPAYDTAYAKFSPGLVLHLRMAEGAAADGLAYLDLGRGEKEYKNSLKTRELSVSEGWVSRRHPVALAHRAHRAPVRALRNTVLARPELFEPADRLLKRMGRIRSGR from the coding sequence GTGGACATCAGCGTGTACCGCCCGGGTGAGCTCAGCGGCGCCGAACGGGCGGCGTGGAGCACCGTGCAGTCCCAGGCGCACCTGCTGGGCACACCCCAGCTGGCGAATCCTTTTCTCGCACCCGAGTTCGCGCTCGCCGTCGGCCGCTGCCGGCGCGGGGTGCGGATCGCGGTGATCCGGGAGGACGGCGAACCGGCCGCCTTCCTGCCGTTCCAGCGCTCGCCGCTGGGCGTCGGGCGGGCGGTCGGGCTGGGGGTCTCGGACGCCCAGGGGCTGGTGCACCGCCCCGGCTTCCAGTGGGACTCCCGTGAGCTGCTGCACGCCTGCGGCCTGTCGGTGCTGGAGTTCGACCACCTGGTGGAGGGCCAGAAGCCCTTCGAGACCGCGCCGCTGCGCAGCCACCCCTCCCCCGTCATCGACGTGGACCAGGGATACGAGGCGTATCTGGAGCGGCTGCGCGGCCAGGCGCCGAAGTTCACCCGCACGACGCTCGCCAAGGAGCGCAAGCTCGGCCGGGACGTGGGTCCGGTGCGCTACGTCCACGACGAGCGGGACCCGGCCGCGCTGCGCCGGCTGATCGACTGGAAGTCGGCGCAGTACCGCCGCACGGGCCGCAGCGACCGCTTCGCGCACGCGTGGATCCTCCAGCTGGTGGACCAGCTCTTCCACACCCGTACGCCGACCTTCGCCGGGCTGCTGTCGGTGCTCTACGCGGGCGATCGGCCGATCGCCGCGCACTTCGGCCTGCGCTCCGAGCGGGTGCTCGGCTGCTGGTTCCCCGCGTACGACACCGCGTACGCGAAGTTCTCCCCCGGCCTGGTGCTGCATCTGCGCATGGCCGAGGGGGCGGCGGCCGACGGGCTGGCCTATCTCGATCTGGGGCGGGGTGAAAAGGAATACAAGAACTCCCTGAAGACCCGGGAACTTTCGGTGTCCGAGGGGTGGGTGTCCCGGCGTCATCCGGTCGCCCTGGCCCATAGGGCACACCGGGCACCGGTACGGGCATTGCGCAACACCGTGCTGGCCCGGCCGGAATTGTTCGAGCCGGCTGATCGACTTCTCAAACGGATGGGCCGAATCCGGTCGGGACGTTGA
- a CDS encoding polysaccharide deacetylase family protein: MTEPRVVPILMYHAVAHAPARATLDLSVTPEAFAEQMAVLDDSGFTPLTTADLAAAWRRGGPLPARPVLITFDDGYEGVHRHALPALAKHGFAATLFVSTGWLRGPYDTGGGLDTMLDWDQARQLAVAGVEIGGHSHTHPQLDQLSDDRLWFEITRCKQIVADELGVPPVSFAYPYGYSSRRVRRAVRGAGFRQALAVGNALAAPRQGPYALARLTVRRSTGTQEFARLVAGRGIGRFFARDRALTKGYAVVRRTRQAVEAVGKVRGSRV, from the coding sequence ATGACCGAGCCGCGCGTCGTACCGATCCTGATGTACCACGCGGTCGCGCACGCGCCCGCGCGGGCCACGCTGGACCTGTCCGTGACCCCGGAGGCGTTCGCCGAGCAGATGGCGGTACTGGACGACAGCGGGTTCACGCCGCTGACCACCGCCGATCTGGCGGCGGCCTGGCGGCGCGGCGGGCCGCTGCCCGCACGTCCGGTGCTGATCACCTTCGACGACGGTTACGAGGGCGTGCACCGGCACGCCCTGCCCGCCCTGGCCAAGCACGGCTTCGCGGCCACCCTCTTCGTCTCGACGGGCTGGCTGCGCGGCCCGTACGACACCGGAGGCGGTCTGGACACCATGCTCGACTGGGACCAGGCCCGCCAACTGGCCGTCGCCGGGGTGGAGATCGGCGGGCACAGTCACACCCACCCGCAGCTGGACCAGCTCTCGGACGACCGCCTGTGGTTCGAGATCACGCGCTGCAAGCAGATCGTCGCCGACGAACTGGGCGTGCCGCCGGTGTCGTTCGCCTACCCGTACGGCTATTCCAGCCGCCGGGTGCGGCGGGCGGTGCGCGGGGCGGGCTTCCGGCAGGCGCTGGCGGTGGGCAACGCGCTCGCCGCGCCGCGCCAGGGCCCGTACGCGCTGGCGCGGCTGACGGTGCGGCGCAGCACCGGTACGCAGGAGTTCGCACGGCTGGTGGCGGGCCGGGGCATCGGGCGGTTCTTCGCCCGGGACCGGGCGCTCACCAAGGGGTACGCCGTGGTCCGCAGGACCCGTCAGGCAGTCGAGGCAGTGGGGAAGGTGCGCGGAAGCCGTGTCTGA
- a CDS encoding lipopolysaccharide biosynthesis protein: protein MSDTTTRTEERTDRSPAGGGRRRLFGGRGAGGKGGGGSPLFRNAYALMLNTGISGLLGLGFWLVAARYYTESAVGQGSAAIAAMKLLAGLTSLTLTGALARYIPIAGRTTGRLVRRTYLGSSVIVALAATVFLLTLDFWGPSYGFLHGPVHGIGFIVAVVAWSLLTLQDGVLTGLRSAMWVPVGNFVFSTVKLVLLVAFAAAIPTAGVFVSWVAAIAVSVLPLGWLVFRRLVPRHIRATERSARPPSLREMGRFLAGDYTGSLFSLAVVYLVPVLVAAQVSSADNAYFYITTTIGGTVNLLAINMGASLTVEGSHDPARLADNTRAALRRMARIMIPVCLFLFVCAPYILAVFGKGYADAATPLLRWFAVGAALRVVMEVYFAVLRAQSRTSGLAYMQGLLCVLVLGLTVLLLPRMGLTGAGVAEISSLAVIVSIASVKLYRVLKGRPAAPLTRAPADGLAPDGDLADLAVNGDLGDARAPGATALPPEPDRAREAAGDGDGAVPHRPGWAQRALRDVDTMPLGLHVDFDHMERRPDVRPAPSWAQGDGDGAAEQTVPPVSAKVFRAEPVTERVAEPRTDGPPPDGSPPDRSGPAPDTAGAPSAPLKDRLAAAVPFGPRIAAALPFGPRLAARLGGRPDIGIWALLVAALALFWLPLRGMGDADLDRMGGLGLISVLPAATLLGAVLLVLAFASALWLSRPRRVLLAAVLVLTVVALHALPAVLEAEPRFATAWQHLGFLDHIDRTGSAVPDLDARWSWPGFFAAAQFVAEACGVTDFTEVLRWWPLTIQLLYLAPVCLLVRSVRAGWRAKWSAVWLFALCGWVGQDYFSPQGFTYLLYLVFAAILLVWFRDPRVLRGKRWPGEAEVAPAGRGQRVALLAVLGLLFLASVAGHQLTPFVMLGVLTFLVLVRRTSLYGLPLLFGVVVVVWIGYLAEPYWSGHFDELFGGLGGIGGNVSSSVAGRIGDGDSVHKLVLYARVALAGGVLALACWGVLQRRAAGFSERSLLVLTFVPFLAFGMQSYGGEMALRVFMFALPGACVLGALALFPRAAGTRRGLGPFAALLTGVVLITGFLVARWGNEPFERVRPGEVAAMDYVYAHDRPTARLLWPSNDTVNDVTPDIPWGAKDMERVQYKPVLAPRDPVLTDSLVNALRDAGPRSYFMLNRAQAESLRLGAGYSAGWEQRLRTALDQRPELRRVMSNKDAALYELRQQPPGPVDEPDPGPVGPRITWTTWSVVGALAAGALIVLLAAREVVRVALPPSVRKLRWLQSSFWFALPLLFVFLVALVQRFVTMS, encoded by the coding sequence GTGTCTGACACGACCACCCGGACCGAGGAGCGTACGGACCGGAGCCCGGCCGGGGGCGGGCGGCGACGCCTGTTCGGCGGCCGGGGCGCCGGCGGGAAGGGCGGCGGGGGCAGCCCGCTGTTCCGCAACGCCTATGCGCTGATGCTGAACACCGGCATCTCCGGGCTGCTCGGTCTGGGGTTCTGGCTGGTCGCGGCCCGGTACTACACGGAGTCCGCGGTCGGCCAGGGCTCGGCGGCCATCGCCGCGATGAAGCTGCTGGCGGGGCTGACCTCGCTGACGCTGACCGGGGCGCTGGCCCGCTACATCCCCATCGCGGGGCGCACCACGGGGCGGCTGGTCCGCCGTACCTACCTGGGCAGTTCGGTGATCGTCGCGCTGGCCGCGACGGTCTTCCTGCTGACCCTGGACTTCTGGGGGCCGTCGTACGGCTTCCTGCACGGGCCCGTCCACGGGATCGGCTTTATCGTCGCCGTCGTCGCCTGGTCGCTGCTGACCCTCCAGGACGGGGTGCTGACCGGGCTGCGCAGCGCGATGTGGGTGCCGGTCGGCAACTTCGTCTTCTCGACGGTCAAGCTCGTACTGCTGGTGGCGTTCGCCGCGGCGATCCCGACGGCGGGTGTGTTCGTCTCGTGGGTCGCGGCCATCGCGGTGTCCGTGCTGCCGCTGGGCTGGCTGGTGTTCCGGCGGCTGGTGCCCCGGCACATCCGGGCCACCGAACGCAGCGCCCGGCCGCCGTCGCTGCGCGAGATGGGCCGCTTCCTGGCCGGGGACTACACGGGCTCGCTGTTCTCGCTGGCCGTCGTCTACCTGGTGCCGGTGCTGGTCGCCGCGCAGGTCAGCTCGGCCGACAACGCGTACTTCTACATCACCACCACGATCGGCGGCACGGTCAACCTGCTCGCGATCAACATGGGCGCCTCGCTGACCGTCGAGGGCTCGCACGACCCGGCGCGGCTGGCCGACAACACCCGGGCCGCGCTGCGCCGGATGGCCCGGATCATGATCCCGGTCTGTCTCTTCCTGTTCGTCTGCGCGCCGTACATCCTCGCCGTCTTCGGCAAGGGGTACGCGGACGCCGCCACGCCGCTGCTGCGCTGGTTCGCGGTGGGCGCCGCGCTGCGCGTGGTGATGGAGGTCTACTTCGCGGTGCTGCGGGCGCAGAGCCGTACGTCCGGACTGGCCTACATGCAGGGCCTGCTGTGCGTCCTGGTCCTGGGCCTGACGGTGCTGCTGCTGCCGCGGATGGGGCTGACCGGCGCGGGTGTCGCGGAGATCTCCAGCCTGGCGGTGATCGTCTCCATCGCCTCCGTCAAGCTGTACCGCGTCCTCAAGGGCCGCCCCGCCGCCCCGCTGACGCGCGCGCCCGCCGACGGACTCGCGCCGGACGGCGACCTGGCCGACCTGGCCGTCAACGGCGACCTCGGGGACGCGCGGGCACCCGGCGCCACCGCCCTGCCGCCGGAGCCCGACCGGGCGCGGGAGGCGGCGGGCGACGGGGACGGCGCGGTGCCGCACCGGCCCGGCTGGGCGCAGCGGGCGCTGCGCGACGTGGACACGATGCCGCTCGGGCTGCACGTGGACTTCGACCACATGGAGCGCAGGCCGGACGTACGGCCCGCGCCGTCCTGGGCGCAGGGGGACGGCGACGGGGCCGCGGAGCAGACGGTGCCGCCGGTCTCCGCGAAGGTGTTCCGGGCCGAGCCGGTGACGGAGCGGGTCGCGGAACCCCGGACGGACGGGCCCCCGCCGGACGGCTCCCCGCCGGACCGCTCCGGCCCGGCCCCGGACACCGCCGGTGCCCCCTCCGCCCCCCTCAAGGACCGGCTCGCGGCAGCCGTCCCCTTCGGACCGCGGATCGCGGCAGCCCTCCCCTTCGGGCCGCGGCTGGCCGCCCGGCTGGGCGGGCGCCCCGACATCGGCATCTGGGCGCTGCTGGTCGCCGCGCTCGCGCTCTTCTGGCTGCCGCTGCGCGGCATGGGCGACGCCGACCTGGACCGGATGGGCGGGCTCGGCCTGATCAGCGTGCTGCCCGCGGCGACGCTGCTGGGCGCCGTCCTGCTGGTGCTGGCCTTCGCGTCGGCGCTGTGGCTGTCCCGGCCGCGGCGCGTCCTGCTGGCGGCCGTCCTGGTCCTGACCGTGGTGGCCCTGCACGCGCTGCCCGCCGTCCTGGAGGCCGAACCGCGCTTCGCCACCGCCTGGCAGCACCTGGGCTTCCTGGACCACATCGACCGCACCGGCTCCGCGGTGCCCGACCTGGACGCGCGCTGGAGCTGGCCGGGCTTCTTCGCGGCGGCCCAGTTCGTCGCCGAGGCGTGCGGCGTCACGGACTTCACCGAGGTGCTGCGCTGGTGGCCGCTGACCATCCAGCTGCTGTATCTGGCCCCGGTGTGCCTGCTGGTGAGGTCCGTACGGGCGGGCTGGCGCGCGAAGTGGAGCGCGGTGTGGCTGTTCGCGCTGTGCGGCTGGGTCGGCCAGGACTACTTCTCGCCGCAGGGCTTCACGTATCTGCTCTACCTGGTCTTCGCCGCGATCCTGCTGGTGTGGTTCCGCGATCCGCGGGTGCTGCGCGGCAAGCGCTGGCCCGGCGAGGCGGAGGTCGCGCCGGCCGGGCGGGGGCAGCGGGTGGCGCTGCTGGCCGTGCTGGGCCTGTTGTTCCTGGCGTCCGTGGCGGGCCACCAGCTCACGCCGTTCGTGATGCTGGGCGTGCTGACGTTCCTGGTCCTGGTCCGGCGTACGTCCCTGTACGGGCTGCCGCTGCTGTTCGGCGTGGTGGTCGTGGTGTGGATCGGCTACCTCGCCGAGCCGTACTGGTCGGGCCACTTCGACGAGCTGTTCGGCGGGCTGGGCGGCATCGGCGGAAACGTCTCGTCATCGGTCGCCGGCCGGATCGGCGACGGCGACAGTGTCCACAAACTGGTGCTGTACGCGCGGGTGGCGCTGGCCGGCGGGGTGCTGGCGCTGGCCTGCTGGGGCGTGCTGCAGCGGCGCGCCGCGGGCTTCTCCGAACGCTCGCTGCTGGTGCTGACCTTCGTCCCGTTCCTCGCCTTCGGCATGCAGTCCTACGGCGGCGAGATGGCGCTGCGGGTGTTCATGTTCGCGCTGCCCGGCGCCTGCGTCCTCGGCGCGCTGGCACTCTTCCCGCGCGCCGCGGGCACCCGGCGCGGCCTGGGCCCGTTCGCCGCCCTGCTGACGGGCGTGGTGCTGATCACCGGGTTCCTGGTGGCCCGCTGGGGCAACGAGCCGTTCGAACGCGTCCGGCCGGGCGAGGTGGCCGCGATGGACTACGTCTACGCGCACGACCGGCCCACGGCGCGGCTGCTGTGGCCGTCCAACGACACGGTCAACGACGTGACCCCGGACATACCGTGGGGCGCGAAGGACATGGAGCGGGTGCAGTACAAGCCCGTACTCGCCCCGCGCGACCCGGTCCTGACCGACTCGCTCGTCAACGCGCTGCGCGACGCCGGACCGCGCTCGTACTTCATGCTCAACCGCGCCCAGGCGGAGTCGCTGCGCCTGGGTGCGGGCTACTCCGCCGGCTGGGAGCAGCGGCTGCGTACGGCCCTGGACCAGCGGCCCGAGCTGCGCCGTGTCATGAGCAACAAGGACGCGGCGCTGTACGAGCTGCGGCAGCAGCCGCCGGGGCCGGTGGACGAGCCGGACCCGGGGCCGGTCGGGCCGCGCATCACCTGGACGACATGGTCGGTCGTCGGCGCGCTCGCGGCCGGGGCCCTGATCGTGCTGCTCGCGGCGCGCGAGGTGGTGCGGGTGGCCCTGCCGCCGAGCGTGCGCAAGCTCCGCTGGCTGCAGAGTTCGTTCTGGTTCGCGCTGCCGCTGCTGTTCGTCTTCCTGGTGGCCCTTGTGCAGCGGTTCGTGACGATGTCGTGA
- a CDS encoding DUF5925 domain-containing protein, translating into MCADHVRPSAAEESLPIRLTMDDSDSPSDVVDALFLGRFASGEQPYARSRSVDRVKAGLTLLPPGAKVLRSARDEDRSATLAEGDGFTLLVSRWNRGADVTVTATSDELAVKVLGQSADGAEDEPEPQPEDVSMGFWYLSPRRGPYRTTRQISAGTWEEIRPNYTTPVAEALDRLMGVAPEEIAGRLLLLHGPPGTGKTSALRTLARSWRDWCQVDCVLDPERLFNDIGYLMDIAIGEDDAAGKGRWRLLLLEDCDELIRGEARHTAGQALSRLLNLTDGLLGQGRNVLVGVTTNEDLERMHPAVVRPGRCLARIEVGPLSRPEAVRWLGREDGVGRDGATLAELYALRRGVGPASVPAQDAGADAGLYL; encoded by the coding sequence ATGTGTGCCGACCACGTCCGACCGTCCGCCGCCGAGGAGTCCCTCCCGATCCGCTTGACCATGGACGACAGCGATTCACCCTCCGATGTCGTCGACGCCCTGTTCCTGGGGCGGTTCGCCAGCGGCGAGCAGCCGTACGCGCGCAGCCGCTCGGTGGACCGGGTCAAGGCCGGTCTGACGCTGCTGCCGCCCGGCGCCAAAGTGCTGCGCTCCGCGCGCGACGAGGACCGCAGCGCGACCCTCGCCGAGGGCGACGGCTTCACGCTGCTGGTGTCGCGGTGGAACCGCGGCGCGGACGTGACCGTGACGGCCACCTCCGACGAGCTGGCCGTGAAGGTGCTCGGCCAGTCGGCCGACGGCGCGGAGGACGAGCCGGAGCCGCAGCCGGAGGACGTGTCGATGGGGTTCTGGTACCTCTCCCCGCGGCGCGGCCCGTACCGTACGACCCGCCAGATCTCCGCCGGTACGTGGGAGGAGATCCGCCCCAACTACACCACCCCGGTGGCCGAGGCGCTGGACCGGCTGATGGGGGTGGCGCCGGAGGAGATCGCCGGACGGCTGCTGTTGCTGCACGGCCCGCCCGGTACGGGCAAGACCTCCGCGCTGCGCACCCTCGCCCGCTCGTGGCGCGACTGGTGCCAGGTCGACTGCGTCCTGGACCCGGAGCGCCTCTTCAACGACATCGGCTACCTGATGGACATCGCCATCGGCGAGGACGACGCGGCGGGCAAGGGCCGCTGGCGGCTGCTCCTGCTGGAGGACTGCGACGAGCTGATCCGCGGCGAGGCCCGGCACACGGCGGGGCAGGCGCTGTCCCGGCTGCTGAATCTGACGGACGGGCTGCTGGGCCAGGGCCGCAACGTCCTCGTCGGCGTGACGACCAACGAGGACCTGGAGCGGATGCATCCGGCCGTGGTCCGCCCCGGCCGCTGCCTGGCCCGTATCGAGGTGGGCCCGCTCAGCCGCCCGGAGGCGGTGCGCTGGCTCGGCAGGGAGGACGGCGTCGGCCGCGACGGCGCGACCCTCGCCGAGCTGTACGCGCTGCGCCGCGGCGTCGGCCCCGCGTCGGTACCGGCGCAGGACGCGGGTGCGGATGCGGGGCTGTATCTGTAG
- a CDS encoding glycosyltransferase family 2 protein gives MSSFLRSAETDQKPLTPVSAEGQYRPVSSHLAIAPPVSVVIPAMNEAENLPYVFKTLPEWIHEVVLVDGNSTDDTVAVARELRPDVKVVEQRGKGKGDALISGFAACTGDIIVMVDADGSADGAEIVSYVSALVGGADFAKGSRFANGGGTDDMTPVRKLGNRVLTTVVNAKFGARYTDLCYGYNAFWRHCLDQIALDCNGFEVETLMNIRVVKAGLKVQEIPSHEYNRIHGVSNLRAVRDGFRVLKVILRERSTRHKRPARPAVITGEAS, from the coding sequence ATGAGTTCATTCCTCCGCTCCGCGGAAACGGATCAGAAGCCGTTGACGCCGGTGAGCGCCGAGGGGCAATACCGTCCCGTTTCCTCGCACCTGGCCATAGCTCCGCCGGTCAGCGTCGTGATACCCGCGATGAACGAGGCGGAGAATCTGCCGTACGTCTTCAAGACACTTCCGGAGTGGATACACGAAGTCGTCCTGGTGGACGGGAATTCCACCGACGACACGGTGGCGGTGGCCCGCGAACTGCGGCCGGACGTCAAGGTCGTCGAACAGCGCGGCAAGGGCAAGGGGGATGCCCTGATCAGCGGGTTCGCGGCCTGCACGGGCGACATCATCGTGATGGTCGACGCGGACGGCTCGGCGGACGGCGCCGAGATCGTCAGCTATGTCTCCGCGCTGGTGGGGGGCGCGGACTTCGCCAAGGGCTCGCGGTTCGCCAACGGCGGCGGCACCGACGACATGACGCCGGTGCGCAAGCTCGGCAACCGGGTGCTGACCACCGTGGTCAACGCCAAGTTCGGCGCCCGTTACACGGATCTGTGCTACGGCTACAACGCCTTCTGGCGGCACTGCCTGGACCAGATCGCCCTGGACTGCAACGGGTTCGAGGTCGAGACGCTGATGAACATCCGCGTGGTCAAGGCCGGTCTGAAGGTCCAGGAGATCCCCAGCCACGAGTACAACCGCATCCACGGCGTGAGCAATCTGCGCGCCGTGCGGGACGGGTTCCGGGTGCTGAAGGTGATACTGCGCGAGCGCAGCACCCGCCACAAGCGCCCCGCCCGCCCGGCCGTGATCACGGGAGAGGCGTCTTGA
- a CDS encoding glycosyltransferase family 2 protein, which produces MSVRVSVVICAYTEDRWGDILAAAASVHDQSLPAHETLLVVDHNPVLQERLSAHFASPGRGGPVRVLANAGPRGLSAGRNTGIAESTGEVIAFLDDDAVAERDWLLHFAEGYADPRVLAVGGRTEPVWASGRRPSWFPEEFDWVVGCAYRGLFPGDDGPGGPHTVRVRNVLGGNASFRREAFEIAGGFATGIGRDAGKRPLGCEETELCIRLARAVPDAVLLVDDRSVIHHRVPGDRERFAYFRSRTYAEGLSKALVTRSVGTRDGLSAERRYTTRVLPAGVARGVRDALLRRPGGAGRAGAIVAGVSSAAFGYALGSLRARRDRRTVGSGFVVVPVPDGTGGTGREPAGPLEPAKVPAPATPPARGESSSSGSEGAVA; this is translated from the coding sequence TTGAGCGTCCGCGTCTCCGTGGTGATCTGCGCGTACACCGAGGACCGCTGGGGCGACATTCTCGCCGCGGCGGCCTCGGTGCACGACCAGTCCCTGCCGGCTCACGAGACGCTGCTCGTGGTCGACCACAATCCGGTGCTCCAGGAGCGCCTGAGCGCTCATTTCGCGTCACCCGGCCGCGGCGGCCCGGTGCGCGTCCTGGCCAACGCCGGGCCGCGCGGCCTGTCCGCCGGGCGCAACACCGGCATCGCGGAGTCCACCGGGGAGGTGATCGCCTTCCTGGACGACGACGCGGTGGCCGAGCGCGACTGGCTGCTGCACTTCGCCGAGGGCTACGCCGATCCGCGGGTGCTGGCGGTCGGCGGCCGGACCGAGCCGGTGTGGGCCTCGGGGCGCCGGCCGTCCTGGTTCCCCGAGGAGTTCGACTGGGTGGTGGGCTGCGCGTACCGGGGGCTGTTCCCCGGGGACGACGGCCCCGGCGGGCCGCACACGGTCCGCGTACGCAATGTCCTGGGCGGCAACGCCTCCTTCCGCAGGGAGGCGTTCGAGATCGCCGGCGGGTTCGCCACCGGCATCGGCCGGGACGCCGGGAAGCGGCCGCTGGGCTGCGAGGAGACGGAGCTGTGCATCCGGCTGGCGCGCGCGGTGCCGGACGCGGTGCTGCTGGTCGACGACCGGTCGGTGATCCACCACCGGGTGCCGGGGGACCGCGAGCGCTTCGCGTACTTCCGCTCCCGTACGTACGCGGAGGGCCTGTCCAAGGCGCTGGTGACGCGCAGCGTGGGCACGCGGGACGGGCTGTCGGCGGAGCGGCGTTACACGACCCGGGTGCTGCCCGCCGGGGTGGCGCGCGGCGTGCGCGACGCGCTGCTGCGGCGGCCGGGCGGCGCCGGGCGGGCGGGCGCGATCGTGGCGGGCGTGTCGTCGGCCGCGTTCGGCTACGCGCTCGGCAGCCTGCGGGCGCGCCGCGACCGGCGGACGGTGGGCAGCGGCTTCGTGGTGGTGCCCGTGCCGGACGGGACGGGCGGTACGGGCCGGGAACCGGCCGGCCCGCTCGAACCGGCCAAGGTGCCCGCCCCCGCAACTCCCCCGGCCCGCGGCGAGTCTTCGTCCTCGGGGAGTGAGGGGGCGGTGGCATGA